Proteins found in one Miscanthus floridulus cultivar M001 chromosome 4, ASM1932011v1, whole genome shotgun sequence genomic segment:
- the LOC136550104 gene encoding uncharacterized protein codes for MLQAASVPTTSGTCEILAALSSPCRVGCSSPHRRLPAAALPGVRRGPAWKRRWLPAAGSPRRAGCAASRTTTAPEICVVSLETLICVSVRLVCSRIFELRRESSHNI; via the exons ATGCTGCAAGCCGCCTCCGTCCCCACTACGAGCGGCACCTGCGAGATCCTGGCCGCCCTCTCCTCTCCTTGCCGCGTCGGCTGCTCCTCGCCGCACCGGCGGCTCCCCGCAGCAGCCCTGCCTGGCGTCCGCCGCGGACCCGCCTGGAAGCGCCGGTGGCTCCCCGCCGCGGGCTCGCCTCGCCGCGCCGGCTGCGCCGCGTCGCGCACCACTACAGCGCCAGAGATTTGTGTCGTCTCTCTCGAGACGCTTATTTGCGTTTCGGTTCGGCTG GTCTGTTCTAGGATCTTTGAACTTCGAAGGGAGTCATCTCATAATATCTGA